A genomic region of Rhipicephalus sanguineus isolate Rsan-2018 chromosome 1, BIME_Rsan_1.4, whole genome shotgun sequence contains the following coding sequences:
- the LOC119379797 gene encoding uncharacterized protein LOC119379797: protein MASSQAILRGDHDDDEATILSLFAVQQAALRDKQAQMLRIMQQLEELEEEKEHSERERNYLAVMVARLMLRERCVWTYARPESWFETTLPHLPASAFRENFRLDMSTFRYIVSVCGSMARLDTNMRKAITLTKRVAIGLYSLATSAEERTVANLFGVSRSSVNIIFREFCNVVVRRLEPRFVRFPRAQELVEHLRQFAAVAGFPQGVGALDGCHIEVCPPQDHATDYYNYKGWYSTILLAVVDHHYKFMYTNVGSPGRMHDAAVFERSQLPKRLESDLFKMGVKQMHGVAVGPVLLADQAFPLQPHLMKPYARAGSDGSSTRAFNYRLSSARRVVENAFGRLKARFRILHKGLECDIGNVNAVIRASCVLHNICEVFSDQCDASWLEIARIEDASRIQPVCISTQQDALGVHVRDALAQHFITRAQN from the coding sequence ATGGCGTCGAGCCAGGCCATCTTGCGAGGCGATCACGACGACGATGAGGCCACGATTTTGTCTCTGTTCGCCGTTCAACAGGCAGCACTGCGGGATAAGCAGGCACAGATGCTGCGTATAATGCAACAACTGGAGGAACTTGAAGAAGAAAAGGAGCACTCTGAACGAGAGCGCAACTATCTCGCGGTCATGGTGGCGCGGCTGATGTTGCGCGAACGGTGTGTGTGGACGTATGCACGGCCGGAGTCGTGGTTCGAGACCACGCTACCGCATCTTCCCGCAAGTGCTTTCAGAGAAAACTTCAGGTTGGATATGAGCACATTTCGATACATAGTGAGTGTTTGCGGAAGCATGGCACGCCTAGACACGAACATGCGTAAAGCCATTACTTTGACGAAACGCGTCGCCATTGGTCTGTACAGTCTGGCCACATCTGCTGAAGAAAGAACAGTGGCGAACCTTTTTGGAGTCAGCAGGTCGTCGGTGAACATCATATTCCGCGAGTTCTGCAATGTAGTTGTGCGTCGCCTGGAGCCACGGTTTGTCCGCTTTCCAAGGGCGCAAGAACTGGTCGAGCACCTTCGGCAGTTTGCTGCTGTTGCCGGCTTCCCACAAGGAGTAGGTGCCCTCGACGGCTGTCATATTGAAGTTTGCCCGCCCCAGGATCATGCAACAGATTACTATAACTATAAGGGATGGTACAGCACCATTCTATTGGCTGTGGTGGACCACCATTACAAGTTTATGTACACGAATGTTGGTTCACCAGGTCGGATGCATGATGCAGCGGTGTTCGAGAGGTCTCAACTGCCAAAGCGTTTGGAAAGCGACCTCTTCAAAATGGGAGTGAAGCAGATGCATGGAGTGGCAGTTGGGCCCGTCCTTCTTGCAGACCAGGCATTCCCACTGCAACCGCACCTGATGAAGCCCTATGCAAGAGCAGGGTCCGACGGATCGAGCACGAGAGCATTCAATTACCGACTGTCCAGTGCCAGACGAGTGGTCGAGAATGCGTTTGGGCGACTGAAGGCTCGATTCCGAATTTTACACAAAGGGCTGGAATGTGACATAGGCAATGTGAATGCAGTCATTCGTGCGAGCTGTGTGCtccacaatatttgtgaagtattCTCAGATCAGTGTGACGCAAGTTGGTTGGAGATTGCCCGTATTGAAGATGCGAGCCGCATTCAGCCAGTGTGCATAAGCACTCAGCAGGATGCATTGGGAGTGCATGTGAGAGATGCCCTGGCACAACACTTCATCACCCGTGCACAGAACTGA